Genomic window (Halorussus caseinilyticus):
TCGACGAACGTCTCCAGTGCAGTCCCGTGTTGACGAACACGCTCGCGGGCGTTCTCCGACAAGAGTCCGTCGACACCACCGACCTCCAGAAGCGAACGGAGGTGGCCCCACCGTTTGATCCCGGCGGTACGGAGTCTGTACAGTATTTCCGGATCTTCGGTCGCGTACCAAAGATCCGCAGACGCTGCACCTTCCCTCGGATCGAACGTCGAGACATCGAGCTTTCGCCGGTACTCCTCATGGTCGTCCCCGTCTGGTGCCGGAACGTCTACCGCGTCAGCGGTGTCGAGCGCCGGCGGATCCGCAACAGGGTTGTGATCGTCTGCAGCCGTGAGGTGCTGGAAACCGTACTTCACTCCCGACTCTTCTAGCCGCCGCCTCCAGCGTTCCCGCTCATCGCTCCGAGCAGTAAAGTAGAACACCTGCCTCCCCTGCCGAGCGAGGTCGATTACGGTGTCTAATACGGTCTCTGCCCGCCGGTCGTCAAACGGTGCCAGCGTCTCGTCCAGCAATAATGGCGGGGCAGTCTCCTGCTCCCTGTGTTCGACGAAAGCGACCCGGACCGCCAGCAGTACTTGAACTCGCGTCCCACTAGATAGATCGTTCAGGTCAACACGCCGGTCCTCCCCGGTATCGTAAGCTCTGAACGTCCCATCTTCGAGTCTGAGTTCGAACTGCCCGTCGGTGACGCGACGCAAGAGCTCGTCCGCCCGGCGGAATACTGGCTCCTGGTTACTAGTTACTGTCTCCGCCTCCACGAACTCAAGAAGCGAGTCCGTGACTGCCTCTGCTACGTCTCTCTCAAGCTCTGATTCGAGTTCAGCCAGTGCCTGGTCCCGCTGCTGGACTGCGTCAGCGATTTCCGTCGACGTCTTCGCGCTCTCGATCTCGTTTTCCAACTCCGTCTTTTCCTGTAGCAGACGGTCGTACTCGGCTGCCGTCTCCCGCTTCTCTCTTAATTCGTTCTGGAGATACTCCTTATTTCTCTCTTCAATCTCTTCGTCGTGTCTAGAGTGATCCCGGAGGTCCTCACGGCGATTCTCAAGCGTGGTCTTCGCCTTGTTCTTCGCCTCAACGGCGGCCTCGTAGTCCGATAGCTGTCCACACAACTTCTCCAAGCGGTCTCGGTTGCCCGGATCTAGTCCACGGTCCGCGAACAGCGCCTCCCGCTCGGAAGTAAGTCGGTCGAGTTCGCTTCGAGCCTCGGTAACAGTCCCCCGCACCTCTGCCAGCTTTTGCTTTGCGTTCTCGAAGTCCCGCCGACGCTTCTCCAGGCTCTCAATCACGCCGGCCGCGTCAGCGGCAGTTTCAACCTCGTAGTCGTACGTCTCGGTCGTGTACGGCGCAACGGTTGCGAGGAAATTCTCGCGGTTCTCCGCGATTTGGTCCTCGGCTTCCGACAGTACCGCCTGTTTCCTACAGACTTCCTCGTCAGCCGCCTGCCAACGCTCAACCCGCTCAACTACCACCGCCAGGTCGATGTCATCATCGACTTCGGTATCGAAGCGCGCCCGGAGCTGTTTCCGGGCGATTTCCAGTTCATCTTCGAGTTCGTCGACATCGTACCGGGCAAGGAGTTCCTCCCGTTTCCGTGCCTCCTGTGTGTCGAGTTCCACTTCCCCGAGTCTCTCACGGATCTCAGAGAGCCGTTCCCTGACCGAGTCGGCTTCCCACGCCGCCGGCTCCTTGAGGCCGGTCTGCCGGAACGTTTCTGCGTGGGTCGCTCGGGGATTCTTCGTGGCGTCTTCCTCTCCTCCTGAAACAAGGACTGCGTATGCAGCTATCCCGAGACCGAGCAATGTCAGTAGCAGTCCGAGTGGATTGGAGGTGAACGCGAGGAAGACACCCGCGATGGCCGCGAGTACACCCGCCGCAACAGCCGCCCAGACCATTCCCCGATTCTCTTCCTCATCAGTAGCACGTTCCGGTGGAGCCGTCAACCAGTTCTCAAGCGCACCCCGACCGTCCTCAAGAGTCGAACGATCCGGAACTCGGTCTGACTCGCCTTCGAGCCACTCTTTGATCGCGGCTTCGATTTGCTTCTTTCCTTCTACTTCGGTCACCTTCTCGACGAAGGACCGTAATTCGTCGAGGTCATCCGTTTCTACACTTCGGAGCGTCTCCTCGTCGAGGTCAAGCGGAAGGCTGCCCCTGATCTTTTGACGTTTTTCCTCCGCACCGGATAGCTCGCGCTTCAGCCGGTCACGGTCGTCTTCGGCATCGTCAAGTTGGTTCTGATACTGCCGGAGACTCTCCAGATCGTCATCGGTAATCCCGTCCTCGGGGAGTTCCGTGGCCGCCAGCGCCTGAGAGGCCTCCCGGTACGTCTCCGCCGTATCTCGTTCACGACCCTTTTGCGTTCGTATCTGCTCGTCCAGACGGTCAAGTCGGTCTAGTTCCTTTCCATTGAACGCCCCTAGCTCTTGCGGGAACTCTTCCAGTTCTTCCACCTTCTCTTCGTAGTCCGCTCTCGCCTCCGCGTGCTCAATTGCTGTTTCGAGGAGTTCAACTCGCTCTCGGGCCGATTCGGCGTCTGCAAGCCGCTCTTCGGTCCGGGAGAGTTCCTCCTGTTCCTCTTCGAGGTCCGGTGTCTCCTGCCTCAAATCCTCTACCCGCTGGATCGCCTTTTTTGCCTCCTGTGTGGCACTGAGGTTTCGAGTAGAGGGGCTCGCTCCCTCTTCGAGATCGAAGCTTTCACGGACGGCGTCGATGTCGAAACCTCCGGTCGATTCGCGCTGGATGACGGTAGCGAACTCGCCGTCATCCGTCTCCTCCTGTAGTAGCTCGTGCAGAGACAACGAATACCGACGACCTCCGTGCAGCGATGGGACCGGGATCGGGTCGGCGGCGGCACCGTCTACGAAATTTTCAGACATGCCACCGCGGAGTTCGACTCTCCGCTGATCCCCGTCATGGGATAATTGCGTACTGATCTCTGCTGATGTCGGGGCCTCGTCGGGCCACAGCGACCAGCGAATCGCCTCCGACAGCGTTGTCTTCCCGGCCGCATTCTCTCCGTAGACTACATTAACACCGGGTGAGAAGCCGTCAACGGTGAATCCACCGGCTTCGAACCCTGGAGCACGCTTGAGCATGACCGATTCGACGACGACCGGGGTTCCCCGGTCATCTTCATCACTGCGTTCTGCCTCGCTCTCGTCCACCTCGGTCATCGCTGGTTCACTCATCCGCTGGCACCCCTTGCTGGTCAAGGAAAGTGTCTAGAAGCGACCGCGCCTGTCGGCGCAACACGGCCTTCGATTCGTCTTCCGTCGGTCGATCATACGTTTCGTCGTGGGAGCGAAGTTCCCTGTAGGCATTCGACTCGTGCGTCTCCCGTGCGCTCGCGTGCGCCGCTTCGATCACGTTCTGATACGGGTCCAGCGGTTCGTCTCCGTCGAGCGCCAGTAAGAGTCCAGCAAGATAGCCGACGGGGTCGTCTTCACCGGCCCGTTCGGTAAGGTCAACCGCTGGCGTCGTGTCGATAGACACGTTAATAACCCGTACTGCCGTTCCCGCTTCGGTGAGTTCGATCTGCTCAAATTCCGCTCGGCGGTCGAGCAGATCAGTATGGGCTGCCGTCCGCCCTTCAAGTGTTAGCTCGGCCGCGAGAAGCTCCGCCTCGGAGTCGCTCTCCGTGACGGTCTCGCGTAGCCCATCGTGCGTCGCATCAATTACATCGTGAAATCCCTGATCAGGGCCAGTCGAGACGACGATGTCCTCATACTGAAGTGTCGCCGAGAAGAGCGGACGCGTATCCACTGCCCCTTCCGAGTCAACCGTGAGGAGCCACGCACCGTGACCCTCTGTCTCGCTCGAATCAAGCGGCTGAAGCGACCCCGGATAGACAACGAGAGGGCTCTCATGGCGGACTCCCGAGCTGTGGAGGTGTCCCAAAACCCACGCCGCATGTCCGCTCGTCGCTAACGCATCCACGTCAACTGGCGCATACCGATCTTCGCGTCCATTCAGGTCAGCGTGGACGACACCGAGTTGCGGCACGCTGTCACGGTCAAGGTCGTACTCGTCTAACGGACTCTCGGGATAGTACCGACTCGGGAACGACCAGCCGTCGATCTGGAGCCGAGCCTCACCGCCCTCCCCGACGAGGGTTTCCCGCTCCCACTCCCCATTACGACCAAGCAACCGGACACCGTCGATAGCGTCCGCCAAGTCCGGAACAACGTCGTAATCGTGATTCCCAGCCACACATAGAAGCGGAATACCAGCTTCCTCAAGGGTCGTAGCTACCGACTCGACGGCTCCGTACGCTTCAGCGTACTTGTTCTCCCGGTCAACGAGGTCACCGGCCACGACAACGGCGTTAACATCGTGATCCACAGCTGTTTGAGCGATATCGGTCCAGATCATCCGGGGAGAGAAATCGGCTGCATCGAACCTTGCCGGAAGTTGACTCGGGCGGCGTCCGATATGGACGTCTGCTACACAAAGAACCTCTACTGATCCCATTTCTAAGTATAAATAAACACTTGGTAAATAAATTCGGCGGAAGGAATAACACCGACCAGTAGTTGATCTCACTCACTCTAACTGCTTTGGGTGACTCGTAGTGTGCCTAAGGAACGATCATACTCATCTTAAATTGGTTCAGACGGTCTACCACTGCGTCGTAGAGTCGGTCTATCAAAGCCTGAAATAGGCTGAAACGTAAAGGAAGAACACGTCTCGTACTCTCCCCTAGAAATCGGTAAGGACGCTCGATTGAATCCCCACTTTCTGTCTGAAATTTCAATCCTTAACGATGGCACGTCTGTTTTGGAATTAGCGTTTGCTGAACTAGTCGGTGAAGTCTTCATTAGCTAGCGACGGAGAGGAACTTAGCATCTCGTATGAGGCTCTCATACTACGATAACACAGACAGTAGTCCTTCCGTGATGACCGTTCCCTCCGTCGTATCGACAAAGTATACTTGTTTCCTATCCTCCGGCTCGACAGCCGTCACCTCGGTTTGGCCACCGATTCGTCGATGTCCCGTGAATGCCAGTCGCTTCCGATTGACCTTCGGCCGAATCTCCATCAGGTGTCTGAACGCGCCACCAGTTTCGCGCCCGGGTGTGAGCCTGATTTTATCGGAGAACTCGCCTCTCTCCCCTTCATCGTGACTCCACTCGTAACCGAGCAAGTCGAGATAGTCACAGACTTGGTCGAAAATCTCGCCCCGGTACTGCCAGTATCCACCTTCGTATTCGACGGGCCCTGCTTGTTCGAAATCGTGGATAATGCCATCCAGAAACCACCAATGTGGTCGTAAATCTAACTAATGTGATTCCAACACGCTTCCTTCCGGGGATTTCGCACAGACCACTGCGCAGTTTTAGCTTGCCATCGGCATCATCATCGCTTCTGCCACCCAGTATTTGGTGGTCTTAACCAACAGCCACCCCTACTTCAGCCCGTATGTTGGTTAACTCCGCTACACTCGATATACTGAAGATGAGTTCTCTAGTTCCGGCCTCATCAGTCGGCCTACGAATAGACACTACTCGCTGGGCAGAAACTCATCAGTCATAGCCGTCCGGCGTCCTCGGGGACGAGTGTGAATCCGAGTGTCCGAAAGTCACTATCGAACGCGAAGATATGGTTGATATCACGGCTTCCAGCAAGGACACTACTGGTGTGGTCGACGAACGAGATTTGGTGGTCGTCGTACTGGGCGAACTCATCACAGGCGGCATTGAATGCAGGTTTGTCCACGGGGAGGATGTTGAAGCTCTCGGACCCTCGGATGGTCTCAAGTGTTTCCACGGCTTCAGCGTGCCCGACCTTCCGCAGTATCAACGTCGTGAGCTCTGAGAGAACTGACCGGCTCGTGTAGAGCGGACGGTATGGAAGATCGCCAGCGGCAATCGCATCGAACACATCCCGAGCGCGGTCGTGACGTTCGGCCTGTTCGTAGGCCCACGCGAAGAACGCGCCTGTATCGATGAACAACGGGGTTGCACCCTGTACCATTACGACTCAACCTCACCGTAGAGGATATCATCGATATCGTCCTCGCCGACGGGTTCGTCCTCATCACCGGCGTGCGCCTCGGCATCCCAGAACGGGTCGTCTGGATTGATTTCGGCTGTGGTGTCTTCGGTGTCGGTGAGCCACCAGACGACGGCGTTTGCGCCGACGGTGCGGCGTTCGACTCGGCCTTGTTCGTGGAGCGTGATCAGTTTCTGGCGGGCGGCTTCAGAACTACAGTCAAGGAGTTCGCCGAGTTCTTTCGCGGTGGCGACGGGGCTGTCGGTTTGGCGGATGGCTTCGAGGACATCCTCGAGAGAGATTGTCCCGACATATTGGCCGTGGTCGTTCCGCTCGCGATCCTGACTCATGACTACTCGTTCGTGGGCTACCTACCTAAACCTATTGCCACGAGGCAACAGGAAGGGAGGAGCTGTTCTCTCAAGACATGGTGAACCATTTTGGGATAGTATACTGTTCGATAATACAGCGACGGCTACTTTCTGCTGGATTCGCCGAATTCGAGAACCGAGGTGATCTAATCGATGAGGCAGGAGTCCAGTATGGACGTTCCACACTCACCAAATGCATACAAATCGCCAGCATCTGTCGCTGCGAATACGAGATCAGACGTTACCGCTGGGGTACTCCGCCCCATTTCCTGATTCCGCCCTAATTCGACGCGCGTCTGTTCTGTTCCCGCCTGTGCGTCGAGGACGAATAAGTGGCCGTACATAGTGTCGCGCTGAATCCAACCCGGAACGTAGACAGAGTCACTCGCAACGACGGGCGTCGAAACGAGATCGATCTCAGGCTGTCCTTCAGTACGGCCGCCGAACCGCCAGACACGTTCGCCCGTCTCGACGCGGCGTGCTTCGACACCGAACTCGGCCACGTGATACACCAAATTATCGGCGACTGCTAGGCCCGCGTCTCCTCATCGAACACCGACGGATTTCCGCCAGCGAACCGTTTTCGTCGGCAGATCGACCGCAGCGATAGACTGCTGGTTATCGTGCTCACGAAGGGGCACTAAGAGCGTGTCGTCAACGATTGTTGGTGTTCCGGCGACCGGCGCTTCCCATCGCCATCGCTCCTCACCATTCAGGATGTCAAGGGCGATGAGACGCTCGGAGTCGACCATCGGGACGTAAACGGTACCGTCCGCCGCCGCTAACTGCCACATTCCGGCGGAGTCGGGGAATGTGACTCGCCACCGTTCAGTACCATCGTCTGGGTCAAGTCCGAATACTGTTTCTGGTTGCTCCGTCTCCTCAACGGACGTACTGTACGTTCCCGTCACGACAATGTCGTCCGTCACAATCGGTGGGATAGTATCGGGTGTCTGTTGCCCTTCATAGAGATTATCGAACGTCCATTGCTCATTGCCGTCTGTCCCGATCGCTTTCAATCCAGGTTTCGTCTGGACGAACAGCTGGTTGTCGTTGAGGACGAGCGAATCAGAGAGATAGAAGTAGTGGAACTCGTCACTTCGCCAGAGTTCCGTCGTCCAGAGCGATTCGCCGGTTGCGGCGTCGAGCGCTTCTAGCCACACTCCACCCTGTTCGTCGCTTGTCGCCTCACGAGAGTACCCGAAATAGAGGATTCCATTGCTAACGACAGGTGAGACCGTCACAACGCCTCGGCTCTCCCGTGACTGTTGCCATTCTGCGTGAAGCGATGCTGTCGGGCCGTCAGTCGAGGCGAATCCTGTATGGGCGTTATCGACTGTTCGACGCGGCCAGTGGCCGCGTGCGCTTGGGTTATCGAACGAGAGACAGCCTGTGAGCGTAGTGAGAGTGCTCGTACATGCTGCGAGGAATGTTCGGCGGGTGGAGGGCATTGGTAAGAGAGGGACACATCGGTCACATATGCGTTATCATCTTGGCAGGTTGATCTCGAGTTGAACACTGACGACATGCCATTGCGAGACGTTACCGGTAACGTCTAACTTATTATACTGTTCAAGAGTCAGCGCACCGACGTCATTCGGTTTGTCGACAGTTGGCGGCCTCCTCCCACGACTAAAGTCGTTGGCTTCCGCCTAGAAACTCATGTGAAGCCCGTGCGAATTCTAAAGTTCGTAAAATTCGTAGAGTTCGTATGAATCCTACAGTTCTTAAAATCCGTGCGATTCGTAGAGTTCGTAAGCTTCTCACGAACTTTTATTATCACGGATTGAGTTGAGTTGACCGACAGCGAACTCCACAACTCCCACGAACTCTACGGACTGTTCGAATCGTAGAACTCGTACAGTTCGTAGAGTTCGTACAGTTCGCTCTGGTGAGACACGATGTCAGAAACGAAATCCTCCCCCGGACACGAACCACGCGCAGTCTGCCTCCCGATGCTCAAAGGCGGCTTCGGAAAGAGCATCTTCGCAAACACCCTCGGCGGCGTCCTCGGTGACGTGCGAGGCCACGACGTACTCGTCGCCGACCTCGACCCGGCCGGACACCTTTCGACCGGCCTCGGGTACTACACGCGCGAAGACGAGGACGCCCTCGACCTTGGCGATGTCCTCCTTGAGGATGCCAGTCCCGAAGACATCATCAAGCAACCCGGCTACGGGTTTGACTTCATCCCAAGCGTGAATCTCGAAACAGTGACCGAGGACCTCTCCCGCGATAGTGTGATGGCGAGCGACATGCGACTCAAGCAGGATCTCGTCGACCCACTCCTCGGTGACGAATATGAGTATATCCTGTTCGACATCCCGGGGAGTCGGAACAAGCTGGTGAACAATGCGGTCGTCGCAGCGCCGAACGCCATCCTGCCGTTGAAGCCCGTCCCCGAGGCCCTGAATGGAATGCGGGAGACTGCAACGAAGCTAGTTGGTGAGATCCGCCAGCACATCGACTTCGAGATTCTGGCGGTCGTGCCCAACGACCTTCGGGCGCGTATCGACCAGCAGACGAAAGACCGCCGACTCCTCGAAGCGATGAACACCCAAGAGCAGTTCGCTGCCTACCTGCTCGCTGGCCGTGACGGAGTCGACCCTGATACTGGCACGCTCCCCGAGGGCGTGGACGTTGCGGAGGTTCTCGACAATCACATTCCGCCGTTCGCGCGAGTCACCGCAGATGAATGGGCCGCAATCGATGCAGACGAGATGGATCCGCCGAAGATACCGATTCGGCACTCCGCCGCATTCGGTGATGCCTACGAGGAGCGCAAGCCTGTGACTGCCTACGACCCCGAGTGTACCCAGATTCAGCACTTCGAGGCACTGGCGGAGATCATCGAGCAGGGGGGAATCTAGCAATGACCGGCTTCGACCTCGGTGAATCAGCCACCGACGACGAAACTGAACCGGACGAGACGGATGCGATTGCAGACGCGGACGGAACGTCCGAGCAAGACGATAGTCGGCAAGATGAGAAAAAAGCGGACGACAAGACGGAAGAAGAAGAGACGGACCCCCGCGTAGAGCCAGCGTTTCCGTTTTCTGATGACCTCCGAGAGAGCTGGTATGTCCGTGACGAGATAGTGACTGAGTTTGAGGACGCAGTCGACTTTGAGGCGAAGCCCTTACTCCGTGAACACGGCGTCCGGAACGAGACTGGTCGTGAGATTCAGGACGCCGCGATACAGGTGGCGAAAAATAATCCCGAAGAACTCGCCAAAGTTATTCTCCAAGACCGCGGTATCGATATCGAAGACGACGAAGCGTAGTACAAGAGAAACGACCACTCGCCAGCTAGACTGGTTAGCTTACAGGAGGATAGTATTAATACATCAACTCGTATCTTGGGTATTTGGGTCGGGGTGTACCCCCCCACCCCACGTTTCCGTCGTATCGAGGAAAGACCGGTAGGGATTGTTCAAACGATGGACCAGCAATTCTCAAAGCTCTTGAAGTTCGTACGATTCGTAGAGTTCGCAACAGCGTTCCGATATTGTTGAGAAGTCTAAACCAGTGGCTGTGCTGGCTTCAGCTGACGACCGTAAGAATAGACAAATTAAAATAGCTCTATTGCATATAGCCCATTAAGCTAACTTCGTTTTAAAATAGGACGAAGTAAACTTCGTCCTACCGAGCGAAACGACGGTTTCATTGCCTTATCTTTCCCGTTAGTATCCCGCAGAAGAGGAGTCTTCGTGGTGATTCTTCGTAGCCGGCACCTCGTTTTGACTGCCCCTCCGTGTTTGTAGATTACGACGGAAACGTTGGGTGGGTGGGTGGGTTAGCGGCTTCCCGTTTCATTTCTCTCTTCGCCTCACCGCAGTCATCCATATTTCTCACCTACGTCGGAAACCTGGTTCTCGTATCTTCTATCTTATTCCTGCGTCTTTAGCCGTCTATCTAGAGAATTCGACGGAAAAAACGTCGGAAACGTGGGGTGGGGGAGTCCACTAGTTTTATGCGGTTTCCGCTCACAACGTCTTGTAGTAAATGACGCCCGACTCCTCGTCTGATTCCGTCAACGACCCGCTCTTTGACTCCGGGCATCGAATCTTCTCAAACAAAGACCTCCTGAAAACCGGCCACGTTCCAGAAGCCGACCGGATTGTCGGTCGCGATGAAGAAATTTCTAAACTAGCGAAGCGCCTGAATGGTGCAGTTCACGGATACTCACCTGAGAACGTGATGATCTACGGGAAAACTGGGACTGGAAAGTCACTCGTCTCAAGGCACGTCTGTGAACGCGCTCAAAACGCAACGGGAGAGGATGTCGACATCGGCGTAGCATACATTGACTGTGCGGAAGACGACACCGAAACTCAGGCCGTCTCTCGCTCGCCGCGAAACTAAACGACGAGTCTGTCACGGACATCAGCGTTCCCCATACCGGGCTCAGCACGTCGAAATACTACAAGCTTCTCTGGAAAACACTCGACACACAGTTTGACTCGGCTATCATCATTCTCGATGAGGTCGACTTGATGGATGACGATAGTGTTCTGATGAAGCTCTCGCGAGCTGAGGAAGCCGGGAAAATCGATTGTAGCATCGGCGTCCTCGCAATTAGTAACAAAATCCAGTACGTGAACAACCTGAATGAGCGAGTGAAAAGTAGCTTCCAACACAAGGAGTTGTTCTTCAAACCGTATGATGCGAACCAGCTCCGAGAAATCATGCTCAACCGGCAGGATGCCTTCCAAGACGGTGTCCTCTCCGAGGATGTGATTCCGCTCGCTGCTGCGTTTGCCGCCCAAGAGCATGGTGATGCTCGACGAGCAATTGATATCCTCCGTCACGCTGGCGAGGTTGCTTACGAAGATGACGCGGAGAAAGTCCGGGAAGAACACGTTCGGCAAGCCCAGCAACATGCGGAGAAAGACCGCTTCCGGGAACTTGTGAACGGTGCACCCACACAGGCGAAGGCCGCCCTCCTCGCACTGACTGAACTCACCATCAATTCTGCCGACGATGCGTTTCTCACAAGCCGTGTGTACGACCAGTACGAACAGATTTGTACACATCTCGATGTGGATACGCTCTCGGTCCGACGCTTCCGGGATATCGTGAAGGAACAGGCGTTTCTTGGCGTCGTCGAGATTGAGAAGATCAACAAGGGAAGTGCAGGCGGTATCCATCTGCAGAATCGCCTTATCGAAGACCCACAGGTTGTTCGTGAAACAATCCTTGAGGACACTCGGATGCAGGATTGGGCGGCCGAGTAGTCTTTCTCTTGTACGAGAACGCACGGCGGAAACGAGGGGTGGAATGAGACGACGGAAATCAGGGGTGTGGAAACGTCGGAAACGAGGGGGGTAGGAAGATACGACAGAAACGAGGGGTGCAAGGGAACGTCGGAAATCTGGGGTCCAAAATATGCGACGGAAATCGGGGGTGTGGAAACGTCGGAAACGAGGGGTGTAACACACTAACCGGATTTATCATCTCGCACGAGTGTGTTACCTTAGACGATGTCCGGAGATTCACTTCACGTATAATCTATTAGAAATTCACCCGTCCGGATTGACGGGACCTTTGTACTGTGAGCGGATTTTGTCCCCGTCCCGCCACTGCCAGTAGTAGTAGCGATTGCCGTTAATCTCCTTGATCGTGATTGTCGCCTTCGATGGGACGTCATCTGGGAGGTCGTCCGGCCGTTCTTCGATTTTATCTTCTTCCTCTTTCTCGGCAAGACGCTCTTCACGCTCACGGTATTCAGCGAGTTCCTCGGCATAACTTGCGACGTGACGAAGGGCCTCGGGCGAGGAGTCATTGAGGATGTCGACGATGTTGGCGGGGAGTTCAGCTGGGGGTGTCGGTGGCTTGTAGGACATGGTGGCTCACTCTGTGTTAACCAACATAGGCCGCTACTACCGTAGTTTTGTTGGTTAAGACTGTTTCGGGACCGCCAACCCCTGGCAGCTGTAACATTACTCGAAACCATTTCATATACTAGTTTCGTATTATGTTACACCGTGTTGCAGAGCATCGAACTGGAGGTCCTCGCCACCGTCGAACGCGGCGACACGATCTCCGATCTTGCGACGGATCTCGACCACAGCAAGAGTTATCTCTCTCGTGCCGTCGCGGACCTCGCCGAGAAAGGCTTAGTCTACACGCAGCGCAATGGCCCCGAAAAAGGGTCATTCCTTCGGCTGCTCGGGCGGTCGAACTCTACCAAGATCTCGTGCGCCAGCACTCCACATCGAGTTTACCGAGTTGCTGACGCACAAGGCACTCGAGGTACTCTATTACCTGGACCAGCCACGAACCGTCGCCGAGATTGCCGCGCAAAGCGACAACTACCGCAACACCGTCAATCGCGTTCTCAAACGGTTACAGGACCGTGGACTCGTCGGCACGGACGACGGGTGCTACCACTTCAACGGGGACTTCAAGCAACTTCACGAATTCGCGCACGAACTCGCCCATCATCTCCACCGACAGTGCCTCGAATTGGTAGTCGACACCGCAACCAACACCACCCAAACGGGGGAAATATAATGCGGCGCGAGTACGTACCCCTAGATATGAGTAGTGAGGCCGCGGCCGAGGCGCTTCCTGCTGGCTCACACCGCGAGGCAGCCACAGCCTTTGTCGAGCGCGCACGGTCTCAGCACGGTGATGACCTCGTCGAGCTGTACGTTTTCGGGTCGACTGTCCGTGGCGAAGCAAGGGGTCGGTCGAGCGACGTCGATATCCTGGTCGTCCTCCCGGATGCACCAGACCGAGACGCTATCGCTGATTCTCTCCGTGACATCGCCTACGACGTGATGCTCGAACACGGGCCGCTTGTCGAACTCCACATTTTTGACGAGACTACGTTCGAGCGCCACCGGAACGAAGGGAACCCGTTTGTTCACAATGTTCTCAGCGAGGGTCGATCCTATGCCTGATGAGGAAGCTCCCAGTGATGCTGCGGTTGAGGATCAACTCCGACAGGCCCACCAAGCGCTTTCTGATGCTGACGGAGCACGGGACGCAGGGCTCTCCGACGCGGTCATAATTAACCGGCTGTACTATGCGTGCTTTCATGCCGCACAGGCCGCCTTATACGACCGAGGGTATGATCCTAGCACACATGGCGGTGTTCTCTCTTTGTTTGGGTCCGAGATCGTCAGTGAAGGAGATGCATCGCGCGAAGACGGCCGCTTTCTGAACGACCTCGGGGAACTCCGCCAGCAGGCTGACTATGGCTATGGGACCCTTGACGAGGATGTTGATGCACTTCTTTCGCGAACTCACACATT
Coding sequences:
- a CDS encoding HEPN domain-containing protein produces the protein MPDEEAPSDAAVEDQLRQAHQALSDADGARDAGLSDAVIINRLYYACFHAAQAALYDRGYDPSTHGGVLSLFGSEIVSEGDASREDGRFLNDLGELRQQADYGYGTLDEDVDALLSRTHTFVAEMETLCSTED
- a CDS encoding ParA family protein, with translation MLKGGFGKSIFANTLGGVLGDVRGHDVLVADLDPAGHLSTGLGYYTREDEDALDLGDVLLEDASPEDIIKQPGYGFDFIPSVNLETVTEDLSRDSVMASDMRLKQDLVDPLLGDEYEYILFDIPGSRNKLVNNAVVAAPNAILPLKPVPEALNGMRETATKLVGEIRQHIDFEILAVVPNDLRARIDQQTKDRRLLEAMNTQEQFAAYLLAGRDGVDPDTGTLPEGVDVAEVLDNHIPPFARVTADEWAAIDADEMDPPKIPIRHSAAFGDAYEERKPVTAYDPECTQIQHFEALAEIIEQGGI
- a CDS encoding nucleotidyltransferase domain-containing protein, which encodes MSSEAAAEALPAGSHREAATAFVERARSQHGDDLVELYVFGSTVRGEARGRSSDVDILVVLPDAPDRDAIADSLRDIAYDVMLEHGPLVELHIFDETTFERHRNEGNPFVHNVLSEGRSYA